In a genomic window of Littorina saxatilis isolate snail1 linkage group LG6, US_GU_Lsax_2.0, whole genome shotgun sequence:
- the LOC138968563 gene encoding mitochondrial import inner membrane translocase subunit Tim10 B-like — protein sequence MDMATAQQRTMKDFLELYNKLVHHCFEKCVSNFNHAQTSPEELSCVTACTDKCITFNQRHMKVFVDHQNAKQKASAKTAADSQAAMEAGAAQATRELTEAAALSAQAENAAVPADQTTGLASSDVQDSSPKNVCGNAQDRITTQLALLQSGHLTNYAGKSIVEEFLLDSHTDKLKFV from the exons ATGAAAGACTTTTTGGAGCTATACAATAAGTTGGTCCATCACTGCTTCGAAAAATGTGTGTCCAATTTCAACCATGCACAGACTTCACCAGAAGAG CTGAGTTGTGTGACGGCCTGCACTGACAAGTGCATCACCTTCAACCAGCGACACATGAAGGTGTTTGTCGACCATCAGAACGCCAAACAAAAAGCGTCAGCCAAGACAGCGGCCGACTCGCAGGCGGCTATGGAGGCTGGGGCTGCTCAAGCAACTCGTGAGCTGACGGAAGCAGCCGCACTTTCGGCACAGGCGGAGAATGCTGCTGTCCCTGCAGATCAAACGACAGGCCTTGCATCCTCTGATGTACAGGATAGTTCACCCAAAAATGTGTGTGGAAATGCGCAAGATCGCATCACTACTCAGTTAGCTTTGCTGCAGTCGGGGCATCTCACCAATTACGCTGGAAAATCTATTGTGGAGGAATTTTTGTTGGACAGTCACACGGATAAATTGAAGTTTGTGTAG
- the LOC138968564 gene encoding uncharacterized protein isoform X2, protein MENIVPQVMFLMLGLFSKYAVGAYCELSVDCGNPEGRSLCIRASDVLSKMYLPLCFVNPKVLRPEGYGICMIKELVTSYNLYNDGLIRLPGGDTAGAIQ, encoded by the exons ATGGAAAACATTGTGCCCCAAGTCATGTTCTTGATGCTTGGACTCTTCAGCAAATACGCAGTAGGG GCTTACTGCGAACTCTCCGTGGACTGTGGCAACCCGGAAGGACGATCACTATGCATCA GAGCATCCGACGTGCTTTCAAAGATGTACCTGCCACTGTGCTTCGTGAACCCTAAAGTTTTGCGTCCAGAGGGATACGGCATCTGCATGATCAAGGAGCTCGTGACATCGTACAACCTCTACAACG atGGATTGATACGCCTGCCAGGTGGTGACACAGCAGGCGCCATACAATGA
- the LOC138968564 gene encoding uncharacterized protein isoform X1: MENIVPQVMFLMLGLFSKYAVGAYCELSVDCGNPEGRSLCISKYCHHDVTCNKDNDCFFYGASDVLSKMYLPLCFVNPKVLRPEGYGICMIKELVTSYNLYNDGLIRLPGGDTAGAIQ, encoded by the exons ATGGAAAACATTGTGCCCCAAGTCATGTTCTTGATGCTTGGACTCTTCAGCAAATACGCAGTAGGG GCTTACTGCGAACTCTCCGTGGACTGTGGCAACCCGGAAGGACGATCACTATGCATCAGTAAATATTGCCATCATGACGTTACTTGCAATAAAGACAACGACTGCTTCTTTTATG GAGCATCCGACGTGCTTTCAAAGATGTACCTGCCACTGTGCTTCGTGAACCCTAAAGTTTTGCGTCCAGAGGGATACGGCATCTGCATGATCAAGGAGCTCGTGACATCGTACAACCTCTACAACG atGGATTGATACGCCTGCCAGGTGGTGACACAGCAGGCGCCATACAATGA